The Apium graveolens cultivar Ventura chromosome 6, ASM990537v1, whole genome shotgun sequence genome contains a region encoding:
- the LOC141665678 gene encoding uncharacterized protein LOC141665678, with translation MDRSWLKADRRTREFENGVDDLLMFAFENGYNEDKISCPCLKCAHSKSWKARIVKNHLFQNGIDETYTRWIWHGEPNIVESPVLDESDNSVSSNYQFCTRMGEADDDDVLSSDSSDFINHVKGEHEPLYPGCENYTKMKALVKLFNLKVKHGMSDSCFSDVLLLIGSLLPEGNNVPSSFNEAKKTLCALGMGYDKIHACPNNCLLYRGPQDEDETTCRICKASRWKLNKKGEEQEGVPAKVLWYFPLIPRIRNLFNTPAIAKDMTWHETERQQDGKMRHPADSQTWKDVDQKWPDFASESRNLRLALSADGFNPFRGNRTDHSSWPVLLSVYNLPPWLCMKRRYIMLCLLISGPTEPGNDIDVFLQPLIEDLQELWRGKQVYDAYRQESFVLRGILLWTISDYPALGNLSGHVVKGYNACIVCVDKTEATRLVHYRKTVVMRHRRWLPRHHPYRKQKAAFDNSVETGAGPIPLTGEQVFERVQHLRDHVFGKTQRQHKRKKGDARPVWKKLSIFFQLEYWKFLPVRHVLDVMHIEKNICEALLGTLLNIPGKTKDRESVRLDMAEMGIRMELRPKTPGKKEKVPLAAWNLSNAEKKVVCSSFLQMKLPDGFCSNIKNLVNMEKLRLVGMKSHDCHTILHHLLPIAIRSVLHKKVRCTIIRFCLFFKAICSKVIDVDKLENMQSQLVETLCQLEKHFPPSFFDVMIHLSIHLVREVKLCGPIFLRWMYPFERYMKAFKVYVRNAAHPEGCIAEAYVAEEAVERLVNFEEATIGLPKNDRHEQNAISKPLSGATMIKPSKEELHLAHLCVLQNSNHMRQYFE, from the coding sequence atgGATAGGTCATGGTTAAAAGCTGATAGAAGAACAAGAGAGTTTGAGAATGGAGTGGACGATTTACTTATGTTTGCCTTTGAGAATGGATATAACGAAGACAAAATAAGTTGTCCATGCTTAAAGTGCGCACATAGCAAATCTTGGAAAGCTCGGATTGTTAAAAACCATCTGTTTCAAAATGGTATTGATGAAACGTATACTCGCTGGATATGGCACGGGGAGCCAAATATTGTAGAAAGTCCTGTATTGGATGAAAGTGACAACTCGGTATCTTCTAATTACCAATTCTGCACAAGAATGGGTGAAGCTGACGATGATGATGTTCTTTCTTCAGATTCTTCAGATTTCATCAACCATGTGAAAGGTGAGCATGAACCTCTTTATCCTGGTTGTGAGAATTACACTAAGATGAAAGCTTTGGTTAAGTTATTCAACTTGAAAGTGAAGCATGGTATGTCTGATTCATGTTTTTCTGATGTTCTATTATTGATTGGGTCTTTGCTACCAGAAGGCAACAATGTCCCTTCTTCTTTCAATGAAGCGAAGAAAACCTTATGTGCATTAGGAATGGGTTATGATAAGATACACGCATGCCCGAATAATTGTCTACTATATCGTGGGCCACAAGATGAAGATGAGACTACTTGTCGCATATGTAAGGCCTCTAGATGGAAACTGAATAAGAAAGGAGAAGAACAAGAAGGAGTCCCTGCTAAGGTCTTATGGTATTTCCCCTTGATACCAAGAATAAGAAATTTGTTCAATACACCAGCGATTGCGAAGGACATGACTTGGCATGAGACCGAACGACAACAAGATGGTAAAATGAGGCATCCAGCAGACTCGCAAACATGGAAGGATGTCGATCAAAAGTGGCCTGATTTTGCATCGGAGAGTAGAAACCTCCGGTTAGCTTTATCCGCCGACGGTTTCAATCCTTTTCGTGGAAACCGTACTGATCACTCAAGTTGGCCAGTTTTGCTATCGGTTTACAACCTTCCACCTTGGCTCTGTATGAAAAGAAGGTACATTATGCTTTGCTTGTTAATATCAGGACCGACCGAGCCTGGAAATGATATAGATGTGTTCCTTCAACCACTTATTGAAGATCTGCAGGAGTTGTGGCGCGGGAAACAAGTGTACGACGCATATAGACAAGAGTCTTTCGTACTTAGGGGCATATTATTATGGACAATAAGTGACTATCCGGCCTTGGGGAACTTGTCGGGACATGTAGTTAAAGGATATAATGCTTGTATTGTTTGTGTTGATAAAACAGAGGCTACTAGGCTGGTTCACTATCGGAAGACGGTAGTTATGAGGCATAGGAGGTGGTTGCCTCGTCATCATCCGTATAGAAAGCAAAAGGCAGCTTTTGATAATAGCGTTGAGACAGGTGCTGGTCCTATTCCATTAACTGGTGAGCAGGTTTTTGAAAGAGTACAACATCTAAGGGACCATGTCTTTGGTAAGACACAACGCCAACATAAACGGAAGAAAGGTGATGCTAGACCAGTTTGGAAGAAGTTATCTATCTTCTTTCAACTTGAGTATTGGAAATTTTTGCCAGTTAGGCATGTTCTCGATGTGATGCACatcgagaaaaatatatgtgaggctttacttggaACTTTGCTAAATATTCCCGGAAAGACAAAAGATAGGGAGTCAGTCCGTCTCGATATGGCAGAAATGGGAATAAGAATGGAGCTAAGGCCAAAAACTCCCGGAAAGAAAGAGAAGGTACCTTTGGCTGCATGGAACTTATCAAATGCTGAAAAGAAGGTAGTTTGCTCATCATTTCTTCAAATGAAGTTACCGGATGGATTTTGTTCAAATATCAAGAATCTTGTAAATATGGAAAAACTTCGGCTTGTTGGAATGAAATCTCATGATTGCCACacaatattgcatcatttgcttcCAATTGCGATTCGGTCGGTACTGCACAAAAAAGTCAGGTGCACAATAATAAGGTTTTGCCTTTTCTTCAAGGCAATTTGCAGCAAAGTCATCGATGTAGATAAATTGGAAAATATGCAATCTCAGTTGGTGGAAACATTATGCCAGCTGGAAAAACACTTTCCCCCTTCGTTCTTCGATGTCATGATCCATCTCTCAATTCATCTTGTGAGAGAGGTTAAGCTTTGCGGGCCAATCTTTCTACGTTGGATGTATCCTTTTGAGAGATATATGAAGGCGTTTAAAGTATATGTTCGAAATGCTGCTCATCCCGAAGGTTGTATTGCCGAGGCATATGTTGCCGAAGAGGCCGTTGAACGTTTGGTCAATTTTGAAGAAGCTACCATAGGTTTGCCAAAAAATGATAGGCATGAGCAAAATGCAATAAGCAAACCTTTATCTGGTGCGACAATGATCAAGCCAAGCAAAGAGGAATTGCATCTAGCACACTTATGTGTTCTGCAAAATAGCAATCACATGAGGCAATATTTTGAGTAA